In Musa acuminata AAA Group cultivar baxijiao chromosome BXJ3-9, Cavendish_Baxijiao_AAA, whole genome shotgun sequence, a single genomic region encodes these proteins:
- the LOC108953745 gene encoding caffeoyl-CoA O-methyltransferase 5-like: MASQNGQQRPHQEVGHKSLLQSDALYQYILDTSVLPREPECMKELRQITANHPMNIMSISVDEGQFLNMLLKLTRAKKTMEIGVYTGYSLLATALALPDDGKILAMDTNRKYYEVGLPTIQKAGVAHKIDFREGPALPVLDQLLQDETNHGSFDFVFVDADKENYVNYHRRLLDLVKVGGLIAYDNTLWGGAVAAPPDAPLPGYLRHYLDFVLQLNQELAADPRIEICQLPVGDGVTHCRRIR; this comes from the exons atggcTTCTCAGAATGGCCAACAAAGACCGCATCAGGAGGTCGGTCACAAAAGCCTCCTCCAAAGCGACGCCCTCTATCAA TACATACTGGACACCAGCGTTCTCCCCCGAGagcccgaatgcatgaaagaactcCGCCAGATCACCGCCAACCATCCCAT GAACATCATGTCGATCTCGGTCGACGAAGGACAGTTCCTGAACATGCTGCTCAAGCTCACCAGAGCGAAGAAGACGATGGAGATCGGCGTCTACACTGGCTACTCCCTCCTCGCCACTGCCCTCGCCCTTCCCGACGACGGCAAG ATTCTGGCCATGGACACTAACCGAAAGTACTACGAGGTTGGCCTGCCGACGATACAGAAGGCCGGCGTCGCCCACAAGATAGACTTCCGCGAAGGCCCCGCCCTCCCCGTCCTCGATCAGCTGCTGCAAGAC GAGACGAATCACGGGTCGTTCGACTTCGTCTTCGTGGACGCCGACAAGGAGAACTACGTCAACTACCACCGGCGGCTGCTGGATCTGGTGAAGGTGGGCGGCCTCATCGCGTACGACAACACGCTGTGGGGCGGCGCGGTGGCGGCCCCGCCGGACGCGCCCCTGCCTGGCTACCTCCGCCACTACCTGGACTTCGTGCTGCAGCTCAACCAGGAGCTCGCCGCCGACCCGCGCATCGAGATCTGCCAGCTTCCGGTGGGCGACGGCGTCACCCACTGCCGGAGGATCAGATGA
- the LOC103998916 gene encoding probable inactive receptor kinase At5g67200, with protein MQSFPIPTNALQDSPAIISQSLLNSMPRQQQQQRQLNRHALRLLLLPLLLLLLSSSVDGASSSEIDGDARALLALKAAVDPGGRLPFSRASDHCRWPGVSCSPDGRVDRLLLSSYGLDGVIANGTLGRLDQLRVLRLENNSLAGPLPADLSLLLGLRGLYLGRNLFTGPFPASLLSLRGILALDLSHNRLAGPLSPGLASLDGLVTLRLEANRFNGSLPAFNQSSLKNFNVSDNDLSGAVPATVVLASFDSSVFADNPGLCGALVRRECSSSTFFPSGGSSPTGPWPTVPAGPNRGTLLPVSPSRSRVSHKKDVAAIGSLIGAIALIGIFAASLVLIRKKRKKQQRKTHTPEKNAVANSVHNISEINIGSYNEDTESTSNELEAAADPAMAISEERVKRLGKNGCLVFCTDEEPVYNLEQLMRASAEMLGRGSLGPTYKAVLGSRLAVTVKRLDKTKLGAVAQEGFEQHMDTVGRLRHHNLVPLRAYFRANEQRLLVYDYHPNGSLHSLIHGSRSMRTKPLHWTSCLKIADDVVQGLAYIHQTSRLAHGNIKSSNVLLGSDFEACLTDNCLAFLLEPLENQHDIGCRSPETQNPYQQLTPSSDIYAFGVLLLELLTGKPPSQHPDLMASELPVWVRSSREDGANNESLTMIIDIAVACIRPPESRPTTWQILKMIQEVKEADTIDNDDDSVFIS; from the exons ATGCAATCATTCCCAATCCCCACAAACGCCCTGCAGGATTCTCCGGCAATCATTTCCCAGTCTCTCCTTAACTCAATgccgcggcagcagcagcagcagcggcagctcaATCGTCACGCTTTACGACTATTACTACTACCACTACTACTACTGTTACTCTCTTCTTCCGTAGATGGCGCCTCGTCTTCCGAGATCGACGGCGACGCGCGGGCGCTCCTCGCGTTGAAGGCCGCGGTCGACCCCGGCGGCCGCCTCCCCTTCTCGCGCGCTTCCGACCACTGTCGCTGGCCCGGCGTCTCCTGCTCCCCAGACGGCCGCGTCGACCGCCTTCTCCTCTCCTCCTACGGCCTCGACGGCGTCATTGCCAACGGCACCCTCGGCCGCCTCGACCAGCTGCGCGTCCTCCGCCTCGAGAATAATTCCCTCGCCGGCCCCCTTCCTGctgacctctccctcctcctcggcCTCCGCGGTCTCTACCTCGGCCGCAACCTCTTCACCGGCCCCTTCCCCGCTTCCCTCCTCTCCCTCCGCGGCATACTGGCGCTCGACCTCTCCCACAACCGCCTCGCCGGCCCCCTTTCCCCGGGGCTCGCCTCGCTCGACGGCCTCGTCACCCTCCGCCTCGAGGCCAACCGGTTCAACGGCTCGCTCCCCGCCTTCAACCAGTCGTCCCTCAAGAACTTCAACGTCTCCGACAACGACCTCTCCGGCGCGGTCCCCGCCACCGTCGTGCTCGCGTCCTTCGATTCCTCGGTCTTCGCCGACAACCCCGGTCTCTGCGGTGCGCTCGTCCGGAGGGAATGCTCCTCGTCCACCTTCTTCCCCTCGGGAGGCAGCTCGCCGACTGGCCCCTGGCCCACCGTCCCAGCAGGACCAAATAGGGGAACGCTGCTTCCCGTCTCGCCTTCACGGTCACGGGTCTCCCACAAGAAGGATGTGGCGGCAATTGGGTCCTTGATAGGCGCAATTGCACTAATTGGGATCTTTGCTGCTTCACTGGTCCTgataaggaagaagagaaagaagcagCAGAGGAAGACGCACACGCCGGAGAAGAACGCGGTGGCGAACAGCGTCCACAACATCTCCGAGATTAACATCGGGAGCTACAACGAGGACACCGAGAGCACAAGCAACGAGCTGGAGGCGGCGGCGGACCCGGCAATGGCGATATCGGAGGAGAGGGTGAAGAGGCTGGGGAAGAACGGATGCTTGGTGTTCTGCACCGACGAGGAGCCGGTCTACAACTTGGAGCAGCTGATGAGAGCTTCGGCCGAAATGCTGGGGAGAGGGAGCCTCGGGCCGACGTACAAGGCTGTGCTGGGTAGTAGATTGGCTGTCACCGTGAAGAGGCTGGATAAGACGAAGCTGGGGGCAGTGGCGCAAGAGGGGTTCGAGCAGCACATGGACACAGTGGGGAGGCTGCGGCACCATAATTTGGTACCTTTACGGGCCTATTTCCGAGCAAACGAACAGAGGCTGCTTGTGTATGATTACCATCCGAATGGTAGCCTTCACTCCCTTATACATG GTTCAAGATCCATGCGGACTAAGCCACTTCACTGGACCTCGTGTTTGAAGATAGCAGATGACGTGGTGCAAGGCCTTGCATACATACATCAAACTTCTCGATTAGCCCATGGCAACATAAAGTCTTCCAATGTTCTTCTTGGCTCTGATTTTGAGGCTTGCCTGACCGACAACTGTCTCGCATTTCTTCTGGAACCATTGGAGAATCAGCATGATATAGGATGCAGATCACCTGAGACACAGAATCCTTACCAACAGCTGACCCCAAGTTCTGACATCTATGCTTTTGGAGTGTTGCTATTGGAGCTCCTCACAGGGAAGCCTCCATCACAGCATCCAGATCTTATGGCATCCGAACTCCCAGTTTGGGTTCGATCATCAAGGGAAGATGGAGCCAACAACGAAAGCCTTACAATGATCATTGATATTGCAGTTGCCTGCATCCGTCCACCAGAAAGTAGGCCAACCACATGGCAGATTCTGAAGATGATTCAGGAAGTGAAGGAAGCTGACACaatagacaatgatgatgattcaGTGTTCATATCTTAG